In Polyangia bacterium, a genomic segment contains:
- a CDS encoding AAA family ATPase: protein MRSAVTTSPLRGEPPPPPTATNLGGYEIHEPVDEGARTIAYRGVRISDGAPVVLKFLRAEYPTPDQIARLRNEYEITQLIDHPFVARALEFSQRNQRHYLVFDDYPGVPLHALPRADPPDLQSTLSLFLLVLEGLGAIHQEGIVHKDLNPGNILVAPDRSSVKIIDFGIASRVGRETQDVVAPNALEGTLGYIAPEQTGRINRPVDYRSDFYSLGAILFEVLMGAPVFEARDPLELVYDHIARRPQIPPARREQIPESLCAIVLKLLAKTPEERYQSTGGLSADLRRCLQELRHLGRISVFTPGENDASDRFQLPHRLYGRQRETEIILGAFDRASAGDKRVVLVSGPSGIGKSALVQEVQKPIAATRGFFVAGKCEALNRNIPYAAFTQAFRDLIRQLESESAESLARWRHSILEAVGPNGQVIIDIVPELESIIGGQPAVPALDPEESQIRFNATFRRFVRLFCRFGQPFVLFFDDVQWIDAAGLRLLRAILLDGLISNLLFVWSFRDDEVAANQPMARLVDEGTQMGVPVDQIKVSPLGKADVHQLISDGLRGRHQDLAALASIVCERCDGNPFFVNQYLDHLSREGVIRFVHGLGSWTWDPARLGEGRITDGIADLMRAKILKAPQAARETLQIAACIGSSFDLRTLSIVSEKSRAVLAAELQSALAEGFVTLVGASYRLFEASLPDAHVAFRFVHDRVQQSVHDMLADDARKRVHLRIARLLIQRAREAHPDGNDYLFEIVDHLNQAWDLITDAAERAQAVTLNLRAGIRAKANVAYDVAARSLRHAMANLPPRAWKDQYAETSQLFLECADCEYLSGNFDVAEQLLDEASIHLRSNVERAAVYDIKIPMRTNRGRPAEAIRLGIEALALFDIELSAKPPPAVVTEAIIETRQRLGDLSTEQLLRLPRMADREKLTIMRVFNRLGPPAYFTDQGLYALMHCLVIELTLQYGHASESVRGYSVYGMILGWEFGSFEEGARYGELAISLSDELGNVQMKGVSRVLYGCFIGHWTHAADESLVHLLDGHQYLREAGNVVLGSFALCLHTATLWIKGEALDRVRADAAKSLAYLRQAKYREMIDFMACVDRAGMALSGLTAAPTSLDGDDFDEQATVINMRGVGIKTPLHWYYLTKAQLFYLFGKLDEAAEMVARSAEILSHSLGSLLFSEHHTLNALIALARGEQPLPLDADDGGNELGTSRKLLAQWATHCPENFEAKHLLVEAECARVAGAQDAAVDLYERAVAAAREARNLFVEALANELGGRYHLGRQRPFIASSYLKQARYAYSRWGAAEKVSQLDQEFGALLGPTTRRSGTNEGRKFEAVRLPNESAEGLDVAAIMKSARSIGEVIVLDRLIKKVTRTLVESAGAQIGVILFAGEDGTLRVVARRHIDDAEDAISIDRPLGAYPDISAVVVQKAAANQTSVLYEDASKSAELKADPYVQRTQPRSVLCFPAMHQGRVSCIVYLENNLAPGMFTRERVEVLRILSSQVAISLENARLYSGLEEKIRQLEEAQEGLKEKERLVREMEIARRIQTSILPRVLDVPGLEISATMLPATEVGGDYYDVVPVENGCWLGIGDVAGHGLGSGLVMLMIQSGLAALTREAPAASPRELLRVLNQMLFDNVRKRLGQQEHATLSLLRYERNGQFTYAGAHEEFIVWRAKEKRCELIATRGIWMAAIPNIPRSMVDEQFRLSADDVLVLYTDGVIEAANQDRKQLGIDRLCAALGEVHDQPVEAIRDHLMTTVKNWMFRQDDDITFVIVRYRASAQPGQ, encoded by the coding sequence GTGCGTAGCGCTGTGACCACGTCCCCTCTCCGAGGGGAGCCGCCGCCGCCGCCCACCGCCACGAATCTCGGCGGCTACGAGATCCACGAGCCGGTTGACGAGGGCGCGCGCACCATCGCCTATCGCGGCGTGCGCATCAGCGATGGTGCGCCCGTGGTCCTGAAGTTCCTGCGCGCCGAGTACCCGACGCCTGATCAGATCGCCCGCCTGCGCAACGAATACGAGATCACCCAGCTCATCGACCATCCATTCGTCGCGCGGGCCCTGGAGTTTTCGCAGCGGAACCAGCGCCATTATCTGGTCTTCGACGATTACCCGGGCGTTCCGCTGCACGCCCTGCCGCGCGCCGATCCGCCCGACCTGCAAAGCACGCTGTCCCTGTTCCTGCTGGTGCTGGAGGGCCTGGGCGCCATTCACCAGGAAGGGATCGTTCACAAGGACCTGAACCCCGGCAACATCCTGGTGGCGCCCGATCGGTCGTCGGTGAAGATCATCGACTTTGGAATCGCCTCGCGCGTGGGCCGCGAGACGCAGGACGTGGTGGCGCCGAACGCTCTGGAAGGAACGCTGGGCTACATCGCGCCCGAACAAACCGGACGGATCAACCGGCCGGTCGATTACCGCAGCGATTTTTATTCGCTGGGGGCGATCCTGTTCGAGGTGTTGATGGGCGCGCCGGTGTTCGAGGCGCGCGATCCGCTGGAACTGGTCTACGACCACATCGCGCGCCGGCCGCAGATCCCGCCTGCCCGCCGGGAGCAGATCCCCGAATCGCTGTGCGCGATCGTCCTCAAGCTCTTGGCCAAGACGCCGGAGGAGCGTTACCAGAGCACCGGAGGCCTCAGCGCCGATCTGCGGCGCTGCCTGCAAGAACTGCGGCACCTGGGCCGCATCTCCGTCTTCACGCCGGGCGAAAACGACGCTTCCGACCGCTTTCAGCTTCCGCATCGGCTTTACGGCCGGCAGCGCGAAACCGAGATCATCCTCGGCGCCTTCGATCGGGCCAGCGCCGGCGACAAACGGGTGGTGCTGGTGTCGGGTCCGTCGGGCATCGGCAAGTCGGCGTTGGTGCAGGAAGTCCAAAAACCGATCGCCGCCACCCGCGGCTTCTTCGTGGCCGGCAAGTGCGAGGCGCTGAACCGCAACATCCCGTACGCGGCGTTCACCCAGGCCTTCCGCGATTTGATCCGCCAGCTTGAAAGCGAGAGCGCCGAGAGCCTGGCTCGCTGGCGGCATTCGATCCTCGAAGCGGTGGGACCGAACGGCCAGGTGATCATTGACATCGTGCCCGAGCTGGAATCGATCATCGGCGGGCAGCCGGCGGTGCCCGCCCTTGATCCGGAAGAATCGCAGATCCGTTTCAACGCCACCTTCCGGCGATTCGTGCGGTTGTTTTGCCGCTTCGGCCAGCCGTTCGTGCTGTTCTTCGACGATGTGCAATGGATCGACGCCGCCGGGTTGCGCCTCTTGCGGGCCATTCTCCTCGATGGCCTCATCAGTAATCTTCTCTTCGTGTGGTCGTTCCGTGACGACGAAGTCGCCGCCAATCAGCCCATGGCCCGTCTGGTGGACGAAGGCACGCAAATGGGGGTGCCGGTCGATCAGATCAAGGTCAGCCCTCTCGGCAAGGCCGACGTGCACCAGCTGATCTCCGACGGTCTGCGCGGGCGGCACCAGGATCTGGCGGCGCTGGCCAGCATCGTGTGCGAGCGTTGCGACGGCAATCCGTTCTTCGTCAACCAGTACCTGGACCACCTCAGCCGCGAAGGGGTGATCCGCTTCGTGCACGGTCTGGGGTCGTGGACCTGGGACCCGGCGCGCCTGGGTGAAGGGCGCATCACCGACGGTATCGCCGATCTGATGCGGGCCAAGATCTTGAAAGCGCCTCAGGCGGCGCGCGAGACGCTGCAGATCGCCGCCTGCATCGGGTCCAGCTTTGATCTGCGCACGCTCTCGATCGTCAGCGAAAAGTCGCGCGCCGTATTGGCGGCCGAGCTGCAATCAGCGCTGGCCGAGGGCTTTGTCACCCTGGTGGGGGCGTCGTACCGGTTGTTCGAGGCGTCGCTTCCCGATGCCCACGTGGCCTTTCGATTCGTCCACGATCGCGTGCAGCAATCGGTGCACGACATGCTGGCCGACGACGCCCGCAAGCGCGTCCACCTGCGGATCGCCCGCCTGCTGATCCAGCGCGCCCGTGAAGCCCACCCGGACGGCAATGATTACCTGTTCGAGATCGTCGACCACCTGAACCAGGCCTGGGATCTCATCACCGACGCGGCCGAGCGCGCCCAGGCCGTGACCCTGAACCTGCGCGCCGGTATTCGAGCCAAGGCCAACGTCGCGTATGACGTGGCGGCGCGGTCGTTGCGCCACGCCATGGCCAACCTACCGCCGCGGGCCTGGAAAGATCAGTACGCGGAGACCAGCCAGCTTTTTCTGGAATGCGCCGACTGCGAATATCTCTCGGGCAACTTCGACGTCGCCGAGCAGCTGCTGGACGAAGCGTCGATCCACCTGCGCAGCAACGTCGAGCGGGCGGCGGTCTACGACATCAAGATCCCGATGCGCACCAACCGGGGACGCCCCGCCGAAGCGATCCGCCTGGGCATCGAAGCCCTCGCCTTGTTCGACATCGAGCTTTCCGCCAAGCCGCCGCCAGCGGTGGTGACCGAGGCGATCATCGAGACCCGGCAACGCCTGGGCGATCTCAGCACCGAGCAGCTGCTGCGCCTGCCGCGCATGGCGGATCGCGAAAAGCTGACCATCATGCGCGTCTTCAACCGTCTGGGGCCGCCAGCGTACTTCACCGATCAGGGCCTTTACGCGCTGATGCACTGCCTGGTCATCGAGCTGACCTTGCAGTACGGCCACGCCTCCGAATCGGTGCGCGGATATTCCGTTTACGGGATGATCCTGGGCTGGGAGTTCGGATCGTTCGAGGAGGGCGCCCGCTATGGCGAGCTGGCCATCTCGCTGTCCGACGAGCTTGGCAACGTGCAGATGAAAGGGGTCAGCCGGGTGCTTTACGGCTGCTTCATCGGACACTGGACCCACGCGGCGGACGAATCGCTGGTGCACTTGCTTGACGGTCACCAGTACCTGCGCGAGGCCGGCAACGTGGTGCTGGGGAGCTTTGCCCTGTGCCTGCACACCGCCACCCTGTGGATCAAAGGCGAGGCGCTGGATCGCGTGCGCGCCGACGCCGCCAAGAGCCTGGCCTATCTGCGCCAGGCCAAGTACCGCGAGATGATCGACTTCATGGCCTGCGTGGATCGCGCCGGCATGGCGCTGAGCGGCCTCACCGCTGCGCCCACCAGCCTGGACGGCGACGACTTCGACGAACAGGCCACGGTGATCAACATGCGCGGCGTGGGCATCAAGACGCCGCTGCACTGGTATTACCTGACCAAGGCGCAGCTTTTCTATCTGTTCGGCAAGCTGGACGAAGCGGCCGAGATGGTGGCGCGCTCGGCGGAGATCTTGTCGCACTCCCTGGGATCGCTGCTCTTTTCCGAGCACCACACCTTGAACGCGCTGATCGCCTTGGCTCGTGGCGAGCAGCCGCTGCCGCTCGACGCTGACGATGGCGGCAACGAGCTTGGCACGTCACGAAAGCTGCTGGCGCAATGGGCGACCCACTGTCCAGAAAACTTCGAGGCCAAACACCTGCTGGTCGAAGCAGAGTGCGCACGGGTGGCCGGCGCGCAGGACGCCGCGGTTGATCTGTACGAACGCGCAGTGGCTGCGGCGCGCGAAGCGCGCAACCTGTTTGTCGAGGCGCTGGCCAACGAGCTCGGCGGACGATACCACCTCGGCCGCCAGCGCCCGTTCATTGCCAGCTCGTATCTGAAGCAGGCGCGGTACGCCTACTCGCGCTGGGGCGCGGCCGAAAAAGTCAGCCAGCTGGATCAAGAGTTCGGCGCCCTGCTGGGCCCGACCACCCGTCGGAGCGGCACCAACGAGGGACGCAAGTTCGAGGCGGTGCGCCTGCCCAACGAATCGGCCGAGGGCCTGGACGTCGCCGCGATCATGAAGAGCGCCCGATCGATCGGCGAGGTGATCGTCCTCGACCGATTGATCAAGAAGGTCACCCGCACGTTGGTCGAAAGCGCTGGCGCCCAGATCGGCGTCATCCTTTTCGCCGGTGAGGACGGGACCCTGCGGGTGGTGGCCCGCCGCCACATCGACGACGCGGAAGACGCCATCTCGATCGATCGGCCGCTGGGCGCGTACCCGGACATCTCCGCGGTGGTGGTGCAGAAGGCCGCCGCCAATCAGACCAGCGTTCTTTACGAAGACGCCTCCAAGAGCGCCGAGCTGAAAGCCGATCCATACGTTCAGCGCACCCAACCGCGGTCGGTGCTGTGCTTTCCGGCCATGCACCAGGGTCGGGTCAGCTGCATCGTCTACCTGGAAAACAACCTGGCTCCTGGCATGTTCACCCGCGAACGAGTCGAGGTGCTGCGCATTCTTTCTTCACAGGTCGCCATCTCGCTGGAGAACGCCCGCCTTTATTCCGGCCTGGAAGAAAAGATCCGCCAGCTGGAAGAGGCGCAGGAAGGCCTGAAAGAAAAAGAACGCCTGGTGCGGGAGATGGAGATCGCCCGGCGCATCCAGACGTCGATCCTGCCGCGCGTGCTGGACGTGCCGGGCCTGGAAATTTCCGCCACCATGCTGCCGGCGACGGAGGTAGGCGGCGATTACTACGACGTGGTGCCTGTTGAAAACGGCTGCTGGCTGGGCATCGGCGACGTGGCCGGCCACGGCCTCGGCTCGGGGTTGGTGATGCTGATGATCCAAAGCGGCCTGGCGGCGTTGACCCGCGAGGCACCGGCCGCTTCACCGCGCGAGCTTTTGCGGGTGCTCAACCAGATGCTGTTCGACAACGTTCGCAAACGCCTGGGCCAGCAGGAACACGCCACGCTGTCGCTGTTACGATACGAGCGAAACGGGCAATTCACCTACGCCGGGGCGCACGAAGAATTCATCGTTTGGCGGGCCAAAGAAAAACGGTGCGAACTCATCGCCACGCGCGGCATCTGGATGGCGGCCATTCCCAATATTCCACGGAGCATGGTCGACGAACAATTTCGCCTGTCCGCGGACGACGTGCTGGTGCTGTACACCGACGGCGTCATCGAGGCCGCCAATCAAGACCGCAAACAACTGGGCATCGATCGCCTGTGCGCGGCGCTGGGTGAAGTCCACGACCAGCCGGTGGAAGCCATCCGCGATCACTTGATGACGACGGTGAAGAACTGGATGTTCCGCCAGGACGACGATATTACGTTCGTCATTGTTCGTTATCGCGCCTCCGCGCAACCCGGCCAGTAA
- a CDS encoding aldehyde dehydrogenase family protein — MDTTSAGSKSAARNFLSRPQMNIIGKERLPATSGRTIKVYDPATAEVLTSTPQSAAEDVNRAVMAARKAFDSGPWTKMTPYERCRLILKLADLIEKNQGELAEIETLDTGKPIMASRYVDVPLTLGQFHFFAGLATKVRGNTMTISCPYTPGQQYHSYTSREPVGVAGLITPFNFPMLLGAMKIAPALAAGCTIVLKPDERTPASSLRMAELALEAGFPEGVFNVVTGDEEAGAALAAHEAVDKIAFTGSTEAGRSIVRAASGNLKKVTLELGGNSPNIVYDDADVAAAVQGAGFAAYVNMGECCVAGARLFVQEKIYDQVVDGLVKYAADLKVGAGIEESTQMGPLITPEHLDKVCGYIESGRRGGAKVATGGERVKRPGYFVQPTVITNATPDMKVVADEVFGPVVTVARFKDADQVIAEANNTMYGLAAGVWTRDISKAHKTAAALKSGTVWINCYNIFDTALPFGGYKQSGWGRESSPETIELYTQIKAVCVAL, encoded by the coding sequence ATGGACACGACCAGCGCAGGCTCCAAATCGGCGGCCAGGAATTTCCTGTCCCGTCCCCAAATGAACATCATCGGCAAGGAGCGACTGCCGGCAACCTCCGGGCGGACGATCAAGGTGTACGATCCTGCCACCGCCGAGGTGTTGACCAGCACGCCGCAAAGCGCCGCCGAGGACGTCAACCGCGCCGTGATGGCGGCACGCAAGGCGTTCGATTCCGGTCCGTGGACGAAGATGACGCCATACGAGCGCTGTCGCTTGATCCTGAAGCTGGCCGATCTGATCGAGAAGAACCAAGGCGAGCTGGCAGAGATCGAGACGCTGGACACCGGCAAGCCGATCATGGCCTCGCGCTACGTCGACGTGCCGCTGACGCTGGGGCAGTTTCATTTCTTCGCCGGGTTGGCCACCAAGGTGCGCGGCAACACCATGACCATCTCTTGCCCGTACACGCCGGGGCAGCAGTACCACTCGTACACCTCGCGCGAGCCGGTGGGCGTGGCGGGTCTGATCACGCCGTTCAATTTCCCGATGCTGCTGGGGGCGATGAAGATCGCGCCGGCGCTGGCCGCCGGTTGCACCATCGTGCTGAAACCCGACGAGCGCACCCCGGCCTCGTCGCTGCGTATGGCCGAGCTGGCCCTGGAAGCCGGGTTCCCAGAGGGCGTGTTCAATGTCGTCACCGGCGATGAAGAAGCCGGCGCCGCTCTGGCCGCCCACGAAGCGGTCGACAAGATCGCCTTCACCGGATCAACGGAAGCGGGCCGTTCGATCGTGCGCGCGGCGTCGGGAAATTTGAAGAAGGTCACGCTGGAACTGGGCGGCAACTCGCCCAATATCGTCTATGACGACGCCGACGTGGCGGCCGCCGTGCAGGGCGCGGGCTTCGCCGCCTACGTCAACATGGGCGAATGCTGCGTGGCCGGCGCGCGATTGTTCGTGCAGGAGAAAATCTACGACCAGGTGGTCGACGGCCTGGTGAAGTACGCCGCCGATCTGAAGGTGGGCGCGGGCATCGAAGAGTCGACCCAGATGGGCCCGCTCATCACCCCCGAGCACCTGGACAAGGTGTGCGGGTACATCGAGTCCGGCCGCCGCGGCGGCGCCAAGGTCGCCACCGGCGGCGAACGGGTGAAACGCCCCGGCTACTTCGTGCAGCCGACGGTCATCACCAACGCCACGCCCGACATGAAGGTCGTCGCCGATGAGGTCTTCGGTCCGGTGGTGACAGTGGCGCGCTTCAAGGACGCCGACCAGGTGATCGCCGAGGCCAACAACACCATGTACGGCCTGGCCGCCGGCGTTTGGACCCGCGACATCAGCAAGGCGCACAAGACCGCCGCCGCGCTGAAGTCGGGCACGGTCTGGATCAACTGCTACAACATCTTCGACACGGCGCTGCCGTTCGGCGGGTACAAGCAGTCGGGGTGGGGCCGCGAGAGCAGCCCGGAGACCATCGAGCTTTACACCCAGATCAAGGCGGTGTGCGTAGCGCTGTGA
- a CDS encoding pyridoxamine 5'-phosphate oxidase family protein — MDAKELIAFIRRHRWAVQASTSLSGAAQAAVIGVAISESAELCFDTNIPTRKCQNLRRDPRIAVVIGWDDQQTVQYEGIADEPVGSELVAVKAAYFAHFPDGRTRESWPDITYFRVKPTWIRYSDFRGPSPKVIEFVRPDLTRRDRQ, encoded by the coding sequence GTGGATGCCAAGGAACTGATCGCCTTCATTCGCCGACACCGGTGGGCCGTGCAAGCGTCGACGTCGCTGTCGGGCGCCGCCCAGGCGGCGGTGATCGGTGTGGCCATCAGCGAAAGCGCCGAGCTGTGCTTCGACACCAACATTCCCACCCGCAAATGCCAGAACCTGCGTCGCGACCCACGCATCGCCGTGGTGATTGGGTGGGATGACCAGCAGACCGTCCAGTACGAAGGTATCGCCGACGAGCCTGTAGGGTCCGAATTGGTCGCGGTCAAGGCGGCGTACTTCGCCCACTTCCCCGACGGCCGGACGCGGGAGAGCTGGCCGGACATCACGTATTTCCGGGTGAAACCGACCTGGATCCGCTACAGCGACTTTCGCGGGCCGTCACCGAAGGTGATCGAATTCGTCAGGCCGGATCTGACCCGCCGCGATCGCCAGTGA
- a CDS encoding glycosyltransferase family 9 protein, giving the protein MDLRFPSPRHIFWVRPDAVSDNVLATAMLPHIRAAFADARISVFCQDIAAELYQTCPFVDEIVTFNLVKFEREAAYREAMIHGLQARAADLCLNSVYSRTALTDFVSYATQAARRVAFEGGLENMPPEVRDKNNRLYTDLVANGPAHLPELARHDFFLRGIGIEAAPLAAPLVWLTDEDERFAEAFFRDNALDPHRTVALFGGAASGVQRYEHYGVALRELCREQQLGVVALGAAQDITANQANLDAAEAEIAHNLSGQTTLRQSAAILRRCRVAVGGETGLGHLACAVGTSNVIVLGGGYHGRFLPYAPQTSVVSLPLDCYGCRWSCRYATVHCVQDISPAVVTAAIRATLARSSPLPRVFVPKKERWPHRAGLPQWQAPTESLAGSNAEIIEIDGVSPGVATPGKAAPPNVAPPIAAPAPAASAQATYQRAVALAEIGQLDAAARLLRTLTDVERLCALVRNDLGAIAHRLGRPLEALAEFERAVLLDPTNVNAHKNLADVYVQLGRHDQAIAVLERATGLAPADAEIAAQLQRLSLPGHSAATH; this is encoded by the coding sequence ATGGATCTTCGCTTTCCGTCCCCGCGCCATATTTTCTGGGTTCGTCCAGACGCGGTCAGCGACAACGTGTTGGCGACAGCGATGCTGCCCCACATCCGCGCCGCTTTCGCCGACGCGCGGATCAGCGTGTTCTGCCAGGACATCGCCGCCGAGCTTTACCAGACCTGCCCGTTCGTCGATGAGATCGTCACCTTCAACCTGGTCAAGTTCGAACGAGAGGCGGCCTATCGCGAGGCGATGATCCATGGCCTGCAAGCGCGCGCCGCCGATCTGTGTTTGAACTCGGTGTATTCGCGGACCGCGCTGACCGACTTTGTCAGCTACGCCACGCAGGCAGCGCGTCGGGTGGCGTTCGAAGGCGGGCTGGAAAATATGCCGCCCGAGGTGCGCGACAAGAACAACCGCCTTTACACCGATCTCGTCGCCAACGGTCCGGCGCATCTGCCCGAGCTGGCGCGCCACGACTTTTTTCTACGCGGCATCGGCATCGAGGCCGCGCCGCTGGCCGCGCCGCTGGTCTGGCTGACCGACGAGGACGAACGGTTCGCCGAGGCTTTCTTCCGCGACAACGCCCTGGACCCGCATCGCACCGTCGCCTTGTTCGGCGGCGCCGCCAGCGGCGTGCAACGCTATGAACACTACGGCGTCGCCCTGCGCGAGTTGTGCCGCGAGCAACAGCTTGGCGTGGTGGCGCTGGGCGCGGCCCAGGACATAACGGCGAACCAGGCCAACCTGGACGCCGCCGAGGCGGAGATCGCCCACAATCTTTCCGGGCAAACCACCTTGCGACAGAGCGCCGCCATCCTGCGCCGTTGCCGCGTCGCCGTCGGTGGTGAGACCGGCCTTGGTCACCTCGCCTGCGCGGTGGGCACGTCCAACGTGATCGTTCTCGGCGGCGGGTATCACGGACGCTTCCTGCCGTACGCGCCGCAGACCTCGGTGGTCAGCTTGCCGCTGGATTGTTACGGCTGCCGGTGGAGTTGCCGCTATGCCACCGTCCACTGTGTGCAGGACATCTCACCGGCGGTGGTGACAGCGGCCATCCGCGCGACGCTGGCCCGATCATCGCCCCTTCCCCGGGTCTTCGTGCCGAAGAAAGAACGTTGGCCGCACCGCGCGGGTTTGCCGCAATGGCAAGCTCCGACGGAATCTCTCGCTGGCAGCAACGCCGAGATCATCGAGATCGACGGCGTCTCGCCCGGCGTTGCTACCCCGGGCAAAGCTGCGCCGCCGAACGTGGCGCCGCCGATCGCCGCGCCCGCGCCCGCTGCATCTGCCCAGGCCACCTATCAGCGCGCGGTGGCGCTGGCGGAAATAGGCCAGCTAGACGCGGCCGCCCGTCTGCTGCGAACGCTGACCGACGTCGAACGCCTGTGCGCGCTGGTCCGCAACGATCTGGGCGCCATTGCCCACCGGCTTGGTCGCCCGCTGGAGGCGCTGGCCGAGTTCGAGCGGGCGGTGCTGCTGGATCCAACGAACGTCAACGCCCACAAGAACCTGGCCGACGTCTACGTGCAACTTGGTCGTCACGACCAGGCGATCGCCGTCCTGGAACGCGCCACTGGGCTGGCCCCCGCCGACGCCGAGATCGCCGCCCAGCTCCAAAGGCTTTCGCTCCCCGGACATTCGGCGGCTACACACTGA
- a CDS encoding SAM-dependent methyltransferase: protein MSRRPAAVDPLRDPAVPEGLSIDLLKDLHLLTRDGQLNADARRKLKQIRHFIGLLKPALDDVFARHPAPAIVDCGAGKSYLGFLLYELVIGPAGRGQLTSIESRPELVSDGAARAARYAQERFRFVSGHIADAGVVLPAAQVVVALHACDTATDDALAVGISKDADYLAVVPCCQAEVARQLEAPLPPPAARALSDQAIIQHPLQRREFGSHLTNVIRGLCLEALGYKVTVTELVGWEHALKNELILARRVRRFDQRAAQTLDELLRRWQVRPSLVESLRRQGRDPTAPAGASP, encoded by the coding sequence GTGAGCCGCCGTCCTGCCGCCGTCGATCCGTTGCGCGATCCCGCCGTCCCCGAAGGATTGTCGATCGATCTGCTGAAGGACCTGCACCTTTTGACCCGGGACGGTCAACTGAACGCCGACGCCCGCCGCAAGCTGAAGCAGATTCGTCACTTCATCGGTTTGCTGAAGCCGGCGCTGGACGACGTTTTCGCCCGTCATCCGGCGCCGGCCATCGTCGACTGCGGAGCAGGCAAGAGCTACCTCGGCTTTCTTCTGTACGAGCTGGTGATCGGCCCGGCCGGGCGCGGCCAGCTGACGTCCATCGAATCGCGGCCCGAACTGGTCAGCGACGGCGCCGCGCGCGCCGCCCGCTATGCGCAGGAACGGTTCCGATTCGTCAGCGGCCACATCGCCGACGCCGGCGTTGTCCTGCCGGCGGCGCAGGTGGTGGTGGCGCTGCACGCCTGCGACACGGCTACTGATGACGCACTGGCCGTGGGGATCAGCAAGGACGCCGATTATCTGGCGGTGGTTCCTTGCTGCCAGGCCGAAGTGGCGCGCCAGCTGGAAGCGCCGTTGCCGCCGCCTGCCGCGCGCGCTCTCAGCGACCAAGCCATCATCCAGCATCCTCTGCAGCGGCGCGAGTTCGGTTCCCACCTGACCAATGTCATCCGCGGCCTGTGCCTGGAGGCGCTTGGTTACAAGGTCACGGTCACCGAGTTGGTGGGCTGGGAGCACGCGCTGAAGAACGAGCTGATCCTGGCCAGGCGCGTGCGGCGATTCGATCAGAGAGCCGCGCAGACCCTCGACGAGTTGCTGCGGCGCTGGCAGGTGCGGCCGTCATTGGTGGAAAGTCTGCGCCGGCAGGGGCGCGATCCCACGGCGCCAGCCGGCGCGTCGCCTTGA
- a CDS encoding CBS domain-containing protein, giving the protein MLVNQWMTRDVLAIAPGDTLAVAVERMVRYHVRRLLVQDHHGRLLGVLARSDVLRAAPAGVDPFTPLGIPAANLQTPVSDAMAKAVISVPSDLAIEDAARLMNDCKIGVLPVLSGDLTVGVVTRSDLFRAFIALLGEDQSGLRLSFDVTQTEDAVAFAVQLAQRHGMRLASVSTFMQDGRKAAVVRLVGYEPPGMLDEVWKTGHRVLSVIRHAGPKPQVAP; this is encoded by the coding sequence ATGCTGGTGAACCAGTGGATGACCCGGGACGTGCTGGCCATCGCTCCCGGCGATACACTGGCCGTCGCCGTCGAGCGGATGGTGCGCTATCACGTGCGGCGCCTGCTGGTCCAGGATCACCACGGCCGCCTGCTGGGCGTGCTGGCCCGCAGTGACGTGCTGCGCGCGGCACCGGCGGGCGTCGATCCCTTCACGCCGCTGGGTATCCCGGCTGCCAATCTGCAAACGCCGGTCAGCGACGCGATGGCCAAGGCGGTGATCAGCGTGCCGTCGGACCTGGCCATCGAGGACGCCGCCCGCTTGATGAACGATTGCAAGATCGGCGTCTTGCCGGTTCTCTCAGGCGACCTCACGGTCGGCGTGGTGACGCGTTCGGATCTATTTCGTGCCTTCATCGCCCTGCTGGGAGAAGATCAAAGCGGCCTGCGCCTGTCCTTTGACGTCACCCAGACCGAAGACGCGGTGGCCTTCGCGGTGCAACTGGCGCAGCGCCACGGCATGCGCCTGGCCAGCGTGTCCACCTTCATGCAGGACGGACGCAAGGCGGCGGTGGTGCGGTTGGTCGGGTACGAACCGCCCGGCATGCTGGACGAAGTGTGGAAGACCGGGCATCGCGTGCTCAGCGTGATCCGCCACGCAGGACCGAAGCCGCAGGTCGCGCCGTGA